CAAATTCCAAAAGAAATAGGAAAGATCAGCAAGTACCTAGCAATCGAGTTGGTcggaataaaaaattatttctctGCTCATTCAACAAGTTCCTCCTGTTCTGTAAATTACAGACTAATCAACAAAATACAACAGCCAAATATCACCACCACCGCCCCCCCGCAAATCCACAAATTACCCATTCTTCTTCCCTGCCTCCCGAATTGCCTCAGCTTCATGATATGGCAGACCAAAAATgaagggaaatatatatatatataagacgcAACCCAAATCGCCCATAAGCCAGGGCAGTAGCTCTTGAGATAATTCAGTGTTGGGATTTCTTTGAACTGCTGCTTATGTTATGATATTTACAAACAAGAAGCATCAACcatgaaattgaaaaatcagatcTAAAGACCTCAACCTCGTCCTCTGGGGATCGTACTCTGGGGAACCCCTGAACTCGCAATCGTTTGAACGCTGCTGCTTGGCCGAGGGCGACAGCGGCCGTTTGGGCCTCTTGTTCTGAATAAAACAATCCTTCATCCGCTCCTCAACCTTCTCGATGGTATTCTTGGAGCTCTGTTCGCCGTCGTCATCGCCCTCTTGCATTGGGGAGTTAGCTTTGTCGATATTTTCGCCGTGGCCGATGGCGGAGGAGACAGAGTTCTCAGCGGCGAGAGGCGGCggcggaggaggaggaggaggaggaggcgggGTGCGGGAGAGGAAGGAGGAGAGCTGGAGGTGGGCGGCGTAGAGAGAGGAGTAGGTTTGGTGGAGGTGGGCAGCGTCGGCGGTGGCGCGGCGCTGTTTGAGCATTAGGGTTGCTTGTTCAAGAGCCAGCACGAGCTCTGAGAGTGGAGGTACCGCCGATTCATCAACTTCCATTCTGACAACAAAGCTTCCTGAGTGTGTTGTTTTAGTTTTTGATGCGCTTTGGGACATAAATATCTCCGAAGACTGCACCGCATTAAAAAAAGCGGAACTCTCTGTGTTGGCAAGAAATCCCATTTTGTGGACCCCTCACTTTTCAGTTTTTCTCCTCTTGTTAAATATACATACGAAAATATTTTGCCCTCTTACTGAGATACCAAAGAtactgaaaataaataaataaataaaaataacacaGAAATTTACGTGTTTCGTCTATGCCTATTCCATGAACAgatgaaattaaaatttcaccATTACGGAAAGAATTACAATATGAATTGATTTTATATAAGAATATCTTTCCCACTTCCTTTCTATTTCTCCATATTTCTCTCTTTACTTTTTTCTGCTTTCTGTTgatttcttttttcctttctcttctttttcccATACATATTTTCCATCATCTGCCCCTCCTTATATAACCCTGGGAGGAGCTGTAGATAAGAGGTTTCTTCTTTAATGGGGTAGATGGATGGACATTCATCCTAATAGAGAACGTGAGGGGACGAGTGCATGGAATGGTAGACACTAATTATTCATAACACTCTCCCTTGGCTATCACTTATATTTTAGCTCCTTTtattaagatctttaagatgccTTATTCCGATCaaatgaaccaatttcttgaatgctGTAGTAGGCAAAATTTTGGTGAACAAATATGCAAGATTATCTCTTGATCGGATCTACTGAACATCTATATCATCAATATTTTAGAGTTCaagtgtatagaagaattttggagagatatgttttatTCTGTCACCCTTTATATATCCTGCAAAAAATAGagtatcaaaaattcataaattattcaataaaacacAAGTATTATAAATAAagcataatgttaaaatattgaatataattagacatttaatttaaaatataatcatTAATGCATGAACTAAAACACCTATTTACGCAATTTAGACACGTAATCAATTGGAATGACCCtgtatgaggcattatatggtcggaGATGTTGATCTTCGTTATATTAGGATGAAATTGGAGAAAAGCATATATTGGGGGCCAGAGATGGTACAACGGGCttttgagaaaatcaagcttatccagGAAATAATTAGAACAactcagagctgacagaaaagttatgtagatactcgtcaacgagtgctgaaatttgatgaagatgataatgtgtttttgaaaattgcaccaatgaaaggggtaatgagatttgggaagaagggtaagcttagccctaggtatattgggttgttcgagatattggaaagagttggcctaattgcctacaggttagcacTACCCTCAGCGCTATCCAAAATCCATGATGTTtttcatgtgtccatgttgaagaaatatgtCTCaaatccatctcatataataagttATTAGACATTGAAGATTGGTGAAACCTTATCTTATGATGAAGTGCCCGTTCAGATCTTGGATAAACAAGAGTAGGAATtatgcaccaagaaaattccactagtcaAAGTACTCTAGAAGAATCttgcagttgaggaagtttcgcGGGAGTTAGAGAAGGAAATGCATCggaagtacccacatttatttagtgggatcCAGCATTAGCCAGGGAAAGGTAATGGTTcatgtaagaaatcatgtatgTAAGTAGattttttgtgcaggttaattagttaaatgtaataattttttgtttttggttggtTTTGGGGAGAGTTGTTATTTAGTTATTATAATCATCCAGAACCATATATGTAACTACTatattcttctgccataagtgagggtaattaataaaatttcaatttttttctttaaggTTGGTGCAAATGGAtagatgacaaattttgagg
This region of Malania oleifera isolate guangnan ecotype guangnan chromosome 10, ASM2987363v1, whole genome shotgun sequence genomic DNA includes:
- the LOC131166351 gene encoding uncharacterized protein LOC131166351 encodes the protein MSQSASKTKTTHSGSFVVRMEVDESAVPPLSELVLALEQATLMLKQRRATADAAHLHQTYSSLYAAHLQLSSFLSRTPPPPPPPPPPPPLAAENSVSSAIGHGENIDKANSPMQEGDDDGEQSSKNTIEKVEERMKDCFIQNKRPKRPLSPSAKQQRSNDCEFRGSPEYDPQRTRLRSLDLIFQFHG